TCTGTTATATATTTATTCAGAACAATTCTGCTAATTTCATGAATCTGGTGACTACGATGGCTCTACCTCATGGGACTAAGGTGGATGTAGTAGCGGTGGTAGCATTTGTTGGTCCAACGGACTACAAATTACTTCATCCAAAGGGAGATCTGTTTGGGGGACACAAAGTTAGTTTTATTTAGTTACACATTTATTTAAATAAGAGCATGTCTTATTCTATAATTTTGTATAACACATCTACATTATAAACCATCTCTGCTAAAGTATACTAGCATTCCTCCGTTTGGTGGTCCATCAAAATGATGTCAATAGGTATAAACAATTTCTCACAGCAAATGTGGTGACCTGATTAAGTATATAAATTGGACGGCAACTCAAGTTCACATAAACTAAGTTTTAATTTCGGTTGCTCTAAATATAAATAATTATAATGCTATTTTTGAATTATATTAAAATGCATGTCATGTTTGAATTAATACAACATGAATATGGAAATATGGATGCAAACCAAGGGGTGCACGGAACATTTTTTTGGTGACGCTAGCAACGAGGGCGATCATGCCACAATCAGCATCGGGATCATCATAGCCGGCAATGATTGTGTGTCCCATCAGATGATCACAGGCCAATCCTATAAATGATTGTGTGTCAAACTCATTCACAAATTAAATAGGACACAAATCAAATTGCGCTGTAGGTGCACGTGGGACCAATATATATAATAAGGAATCAAATATTATGTAAGGAATCACAGGGTTGTTTTCAGATCGCACGGTTTCGTTCTGATCATTAATCAAGCTTTACATATGTAAGGAATCTAATTCAAACACACATGCTGGTACAAACAAGAATGTCACAGTGGTTCATGAATTGGTTGCCATATATTAATGTTTGGTAATGTTTGAATTGGTTGCCATATTGACGAAATGATGGATCGGATTGCATGTAAGTATGGTGCACTATTCAAACCAAAATCATTTGCTTCCATCTAAAGCCTTCCTGATCCAATTGCATGGTTAAATATGACTTTGCTTTGTCATACTTAACCGTAATTGGAACATAGAGATTATGACGATTCCACTTCAGTTTCCTTCCAAACACAATTCTGAAGGCCCGGTGTGAGCGTGAGCCTCTATATAAACTCGTGATAATTGCAATCACAGATCCACATATTCAGATTGTACTCTTTGCCCAACgaagacgacgatgatgatCTCATCTGCCTCATTAGTGGATCTAGCAGATCCTATGTCAGAACTTCATGACACCGAGGTAGACGTCTTTGCAATTGTTGCTTCAGTTGGCCCTTGGGACTACCATCCATTTGGTACTCACGAAATTTGCTTGAAAGGGCTTCCTATCTAAACTTCATGCAATTGATTATGCATTTTCTTCATTGGTTGCAATATTATATCACTTTCCCTGTGTAGCTGTTACATCACATTCCTCCGAGGAGTTCTAACTACCTACGGACAGGGGCATAGTGCAGAATTCATTGAAGTAGAGATGAAGAATAAGTTTGTAATGGCTACTAGGGTTCTTGTCAATCGGGATAGAAGTATGAGTTCATTGTTTAAATTTTATCATAATAAAACAAAATTGACTTTTTCTCCCATGTACACCCACAGAGTCTTTGGAGGCTTATTCACATGGtaccattatttttttataaggaAACATGCCCGTAGGAATCATCGATGGAAGGTAatatcatgatttatttattttttaaatgatAGATATTCCACTGATATATAGTTTTCATTTCATGACCGTGCAGGAATCAGAGAAGGGCTACGAGTTTACGCTAGTGCACGTGATGACATAAAAAAGTTGTTGACGCCCACTCTTACCGTGTAAGGAACCTAGGAAAACGTTCACATCCAATCTTGGAAAAACCTTCTATGGAGGATGTATATGAGCATATGATTAACGGCAATCATCAGGATATGAAGGTGTTCGAAGAAAATAATACTCGTCCATGTGGGAGTGTCAATTGATCAATGtagtttatttattttttaataaatatttgAATTTAGATTGTTAGTTATATGTTCTTTCAGTTTCAATTTTTGTAATAATATAGTAACTATTTATTATTACATTATACATGGTTTTGTATGCAATTCTTTTTATATCACGTGCGTGCCGCACGTGCACATCCACTATTCCTCAAAGTTGCTCTAAAATTCTCTAAAATTGAGTTTTCCCATAGTAACTCCAGCAAAGTCGGTGGGGCTCAAATTTGCAAAATGGCACCAAAGCCCTTCAAGCAAATTATTGTAGAcactaaaaaaagaaacaaagaaaagaaataaactgTAGATAGTGCTAGACTTCTGCTAGACCACTCTAGTGAAAGTGTGAAACTGCGAAAGGGAAGCAAAGAAGATGACAAGCCACCTGTCCCTGTCCCTATCTATCCCTTTGACCCCCGACATTCCTTCCACCCATGGATGACCATGCCAGCAGGCCCCACGACCACCGCCCCTCGCGCCCCATCGCTGGCAGCTGATCCCTTCCGCCGTCACTTACGCTGCCGCCTCCATGGTGACAACGGCGTCGTCGCGACTCTACGGTGATGGAAGACTATTGGCAGGCACGACTCTGCATTGGCGCTTCGCTCCTAGAGTCAATCTCTCATTTCCGACGCCAAGGAGAAATTCTACATGGCCCAGGAGGTCATCCTGCGCCTCGACTCTACACAAGAATTCAGAGAACTATCTGATGCTAAATTCACCCTCCGCGCCAAACTGAAGAAGAAGCTCCTAGGATGGGCTGTCATTAAAAGAGCTAGGAAGAAACAATGCTCCCACATCACTAACCTAAAGGAAGGAGACACGAACACAAAATTTTTCCATCTAAAAAATTTTTCCATCTAAAAGCAAATGCATGCCGACAAAAAAGCTTCATCCAGCGCCTACAAAAAGCAAATGGCTGGGTTGAAAACCACGAGGACAAGGAAGAGGTAGTCACCGAGCACTTCGCCGAAACAATGAGCTGCCCGGATGCGAGGACAGGTGACATCAACTGGAGCGGCCTGCCCTTCCTGGCTGTAGACCTATCCGCCCTGGACCTCCCGATCACGGAAGAGGAAATTCAACAAGCCATCTCCCAACTGCCGCAAGACAAGGCTCCAGGCCCTGACAGTTCACAGGCCTCTTCTTCAAAAAATGCTGGGTCATAATCAAGGGGATATAGTGTCTACGGTAAACTCCTTCTACAATATACGATGCAATGACCTTAACCTCCTCAATTCAGCCAACATAATGCTCATCCCCAAAAAGGAAGGCGCAGGGGGTATTCAAGACTTCCGGCCAATCAGTCTTATTTATGCCTTCGCCAAGATTATAAGCATGATTCTCACTGTTCGACTGGTCCCCTTTCTACACTCCCTCATCTCGCCAtgccaaagtgcattcataaaaATAAGAAGCATCCACGTCAACTTCCTCTACATCCAGAACATAGCTTGCAGATTCCACAGAAACAAGACACTAGCATTGCTCATGAAAGTTGGCATATCGAAAGCTTTTGACTCCATTCGATGGGACTACTTAATATCCTTAATGCAGCACAGATTGCGGCATCCCTCACCACATCACCTAGGGTGCTGCTTAACGGAACTCTGCTCGAGCCAATAATCCATGGCCGTGGCTTGAGGCAGGGTGACCCTTTCTCCCCCATGCTATTCATCCTGGCGATTGACCCCTTCACCACCTTCTCAACTGGGCAACTGAATTGGGCCTCCTAAGTCAAATAGGAATAGGAGGGCAGGCTGCGCGGTTCAGGGTCTCTATGTACGTAGATGACACAGCTATCTTCATTAAGCCCATAAGGATGGATGCCTCAAACACAGGCTAGACTCTTGCTGCTTTTCGGGAAGGCAACAAGGCTCTGTACAAACCTGCGAAAAACAAGTGTTGTGATCGGCTCCAACATTGACCTAGAAGGAGTCCATGAGGACATGCCGGTACCTACGAAAAAAGAGTGTTGCGTCGATCAGATGCTCCAACATTGACCTAGACCGAGTCCATGAGGACATGCCGGTGACCAGGATTGGGTTCCAATGAGATATCTTGACCTACCCCTCTTGATTTGTCGGTTGCGTAAAATTGAACTCCAACCCCTTATCTACACTGTAGCGGTACTGTTCACGCTATTTTTATCTCACCTCTTCCTCCCTCATACAAACCCACAAGGAGCTTGTGGAGCCACAAATTGTGGTTCCACTGGTTTTGGCTCCCGGAGTGCTACAGTACCGCTGCAATATTGGAGCCGGAGCCCGACCAAAAGGGCTTACTAAGGATTTTAGCAATATGCAATGTTGGCATGACAACATTTGGTATGTACTTAAAACTTTAAACCGTAACAACTATTACCTCCATCTTTAAATGTATAAATGTATGACATCTagaacaagctaattagtttaaaaataaactaatatttTTATCTatcatatattttaaaaaagagACTGCATTTTTATATTATTCATGAAATGGATTTCATGGATAGGAAGCAGTATGATTCCGTTGGGGGAACCAAAACATAGTGACAGGAAGAAAATTTGACATAGCTAATTCCTCAAAGTTGCTCTAAAATTGAGTTTTCCTATGGTAACTCCAGCAAAGTCGGTGGGGCTCAAATTTGCAAAATGGCACCAAAGCCATTCAAGCAAATTACTGTAgacacaaaaaaaagaaacaaagaaaagaaagaaactgtaGACAGTGCTACACTTCTGCTAGACGACTCTAGTGAAAGTGTGAAACTGTGAAAGGGAAGCGAAGAAGATGACAAGCCACCTGTCCCTGTCCCTATCCATCCCTCCCCTTTGACCCCCGACATTCCTTCCACCCATGGACGACCACGCCGGCGGGCCCCACGACCaccgcccctcgccgccgccgtcgtcggacgCCGGCAAGCGGCGGCGCGTCCCCAACGTCCGCCTCGCGGGCTCCGTCCCGCCCCCCTCCCACCTCCCGCACCCGCGCCGCGTCCCCATCGTCCCCGCCACCAGGTCCCGCATACCCCTGCACCTCCAGCAACCGCACCAGCACACCAACCACCACCAAATCCCCTCTGCTGACCCGCCCCAAACCCTCCCAAAACCCCCCGCCGACAGCGGCGACGacctcgtcctcgccgccgccttcccccgCAAGCCGAGGGTTCCGGcggggccagcggcggcggggaaggcaAACGGAAGGGCGGAGGGGACGGACacggagacggagacggaggagtacgaggaggcgggggaggaggtggccgatGTGGCGGGGTGGCTGTGGGGGATGGGGATGGGCCGCTACGCGGCGGCGTTCCAGGCGCACGAGGTGGACGCCGCGGTGCTGCCCTGCCTCACCATGGACGACCTCCGGGACATGGGCATCGGCGCCGTCGGGGCGCGCCGCAAGCTCTTCTGCGCCATCCAGAGGCTcaccccgcctccgccggcacGGAGGTGAAACGTTCTGCCTGCCCCCCTTCCTGCTGTGGGCGTGCTAGCTAGCTGGTTCGGCGGCCTCGCCTTGCTAGGGGACTTGGGATGCGCGGGGCGTAGGAGTAGCAGGTGTCCAAAGTGTAAAAATGGCAAGGTTTCATCTTTTGCTTAGCTCCAGAAATGGTAGCATGGTCGGTTCGAGGCTCGGGCGTGTAGTGCGTAAATGTGGATAAGGTGAAACAGAATGCTAACTCTAATGCTTTTGGTGTTGTATAGTGTTTTCATGGAAATGCTAGGTGCTGTGTCGTAGGCTGTAAATATGAAAGGATGAAATGGTAATGCTGGGTTGCTTTGCTGACCTCATGTTTCGATACATCTGGTGATTTTTCAATGTTTTTCTTGATGCAAATGGATCAGGATAGTGGAGGTTCGACATGCCTCAATGTTAACATGCCACATCCATGCATTGTGTCATGAACTTCAGTTCCGCTTGTAGGTGAGGATCGCCTTGAAAAGTCATAAGTAGGGAGTTTGTCCGTGCTGCATTGCTCGTCCCAAAATTCCATGTCTTGATATTGGTATCGTCCCAAAATGGAACTTGGATTATGTTGTGTGGATTTTGCTTAGCTGACCTTctgctgaaaaaaaaaaaggcaaagttTCAATGTTGTCGATCCTTTGCTGTTCGACCTCCTTGTAATAGAACTACTAGCCTTCATGGAAAGATTGTTTTCACTACCGCAGTGCAGAGAATATTCAACTTTCCTTAATGGCCAACTTATTGGATACTGGTGAGAGTATCTCAATGTAGTGTTTATGCCTGATTAGTTGCTTCAGGGTATGCAACCCATGACACAGTGCACTTAAAATTAATAACATATTTCATGCAACTGTGCACCTCTGTTTAGTCATAAATTGGACTGTCATGAATAGTACGTACGAGATTTTGAATTTCTTATTGGCTTTTCACTTGATGTCCATTAATGTTTATTGTGGGATCTTTTAGAGCAAATGTTTCTTTATTATAGTGCTCAAACGATCGCAATAGAACTTGTATGGGTACTTGAAAGTATTTCATACATGTTAGAATCTGTCCAAATATTTTTAGGGCATTTAGGTTAAGCTTCTCGAGAACTAATGTttatatatgattttaaatgtGCAGTGTATTGAAAATTGGTGAACTTGTGACATAGCTATGCCCCAACAGAACATGAATTGAACCTAATAATGTTCAAATGACAAATTACGACATACATAAGCTTTCCAATAAGCGAACATTTAgtttaatattttttaattttttctgtTATCCCATTTTCCTTGATCCTAGTTGAGTGATTGATAAGTTGTTGTTCCTGTTCATCACGTATATTATGCATGAGTTGTTCAGAGGATTGGCTTTCTTTCCTGTTCCAAGTTGAtagttatttttattttggtttttaGGCTATCGTCTTTTGCCACACTACTGTTGTGTACGCACAGGCCTTCTCTTTGTATTTTCCCCATTCTGAAACTTTCCAATCCTGAGTTGTTAATATCCTTTTTCAGTGTATTCTGGCAGTAATAAATTTTTGTGCAGGTGCCCATGATTGAATGTTTTTTCAACAACTTTGAGAACCtgagtgaaaaaaaaatgacatgtCATTTCAAGTTCAACTGGGAAACCACAATGTGTACTTATGCCAGAGAATGAatgaaaagaaacaaacaagAAGGGAAAGGAATACATCAATGGGCCTAGAGCTTTCCCTTCAAATATAACATAGTTCAAAAAAGACAAATAGCAAAGTCAAAATGCAAGATATATGTAAGGCTACATGTTTCTCCTAGCTTGTTGCTAGTCTATAGCAATGAAAGAGTTATTGACCTTCTTTGGATTTCTAGTTATTTTTATGTTCTGGGGTCAGATGAGATGCAGTTACATGTGTTTTTTTTAACTATATGTGGGGTTTATTCAGGAAAATGTGTCCATGGGCCTAACAAAGTAGCAGAACGGGGGTCCAGTTTGCAAGTGTTGTGTGATGCAAATCTACAACGTGCATAGAACTAGGTTTGGGTGAAGGCAAAAAACATAGGTAAAGATGTATGTTAAGGCAAATGAAAGCTTCAGGTGGATTGCAGTTGGTATCATAGGATCATAGGTGCCCTTGTACGAAGCAGTAAGATGTGGAGCATTTCAGTAGGTCCTTTTCTCATAATCATTTTTGacgaaaaagaacaaaaaatgaTGGCATTTTGGTATAAAATTTTGCTAGAGGGTATATTTTGTTGTATTTGATTGAGAGCTACTCCATAAAAATCCTCAACTGTTGTTTATTCTTTCCTGGCCTAAGAATAATAGATTTTCAGGTCCAATGTTGCAATGCAGATTTGACATGTCTGAGTCTAGTTCCAATTGCAGGTATCCTTGTGCCATATTCTTGTGTCAGGTTTaggcccagttgagaacatatATGGCATGGGAACTTGAAAGGATTTAAGGAACAAAATAATTGTGTAAAGAAAAAGTATTGCATGGTATATGACAAGTGGCATAATTATATTGGGCTGGCTCCTGATATGATACAGGGAACCTGCATGTTGGGCTTTGTCCTGACATGTGTAAAGAGGGAATCATTTTAGTATTAATTTTTTCTAGCGATGTCACCACATAGTACTAATATGAGGTAGACAATTTACTATACTATCTTTAACCCAACTAACTCCTTGAACCTGTGCATTAGTTCAGTTTTATATATTAAGTCAATCAGGTTGTTGTGTTGTACTATATCAGTGCTTATGTAAGTTGTTAAGTATAAATTATCATGACATATTTTTATTAAGTGTTTTGTACTATTGTCAGTGTCCTCAGGTGGTGGGGTGTGAAAGGTTCCATTATGTTTGTTACCTGTTATTTGATATTGTTAATGCTGTTTTTATGATTGTATTGTTTTCTCTATAAAGATGAGCAACCATCTGCTCTAATGATATGCTGGAATATGTGCTTGTgcaaatatttgtttttttatctCACTGTTCCAGGAAAGTTTTGTCTTCAAATTTATTAGCATAACCGCAGATATGTTATTAAATAACGAAGAAAATTTTATGCTAACTATTTAATTTTGTTCATCTGAGTTAGACGCTGCCTACTATACGTTATGCACATATGGCATGGTAAATGCTTTAATGAATAGTTTTGTCTCCTTTTTCCTATATGGCACAAACCATGCAGATATGATGTCAAATCAATCTGCTTTGTTGCTTCCTATGATGTTCTTGATGTATTTATCAATTTTCTATGCTTGTGTTGATGGCTACTTTTAAGTGTCTTGCCGGAACAGACAAGTAACTTTTAGCAAGTAGCCAGTCGATTTAATGTTGGCCCTTTGATCAGTTGTgtgatccttttcttttcatcaaGTGTCGGTGTGCACTGTGGCTGTTGATACTGCTGGTATTGGTGCCTTGTCTTGTGTTGAAGGGACCAACCCCACCTGCTTCAACTTTGTCTTGTTCATTCCTGGCATGCTACATTGGAGATTCTTAACCATGTTTTCTACCATCAGTTACCTCATGTTTTTAAGTATATATCATCTGTTGGTGAGACCTTTGCTGATGGGATTTGGTATTATTGATTATGTTCATGATCCAGAGTACAGTGTGCACCGAATGTACTTTAAGTCCCTGTGAGTGTTCTGTCTATTCATTTCATTTTCAGGATTTCCTGTTTTGCatttctatttttgttttcattttctcTCATCCTGGGTAGCTGTCATAGATACACTAATGTATTCTTggttatgcttgcttgcattcCTCTCTTTTGTATCTTGACTTGTGAGCAATTGTTTGCATTTCCTTGTCCTTGATGTTGACTTCCTACTTCCCCGACTTCGCGTATGGACTCTCTTTCATTGATCTTGACATGCTACCTGAACACTACGGGATGCTGCTTCATGGTGCTTCCATTGTGCTACATTGCAGCATCATTTGGTCACCGTGTGCTCTTTTTTCATCTGTATTTTCGTGGTGCTCTGTAGGTATGATTGTTTAAGTCATGAACATTTGTTTTTCCCATCATTAGTTTCTCTAAGTTAAAAATATCTCAAAATCTTAGTAGGAACCTAGATGAAACACTTCCAAATGCTTGGATTCTGCATGCCAGCATAGAAGGCAAAGCACTTGGAACAAAATAAATCTTTGAActaaataaatatgaaagaattATTTCTCAGGGTTTTGAAGTACAGTTACATTTTGGTGTTACCTATAATCTACTATCCTTGGTGTTCTACTATTCTTTCTCAGTGAGTTCTTTGGTGAGGATTAGGTGTTAGGGGAGGGGAAAAAAGGGGATCAGTGCCTGTGTGCAGTGAAAACTAATTACAGTGTGAAAAGTTGTTTGTCTGTTGATGCTCCGTTCTCCAGGTGCTAGCTTCTGCCATAATGCAGTGTCATGATCTGGTTTGTGCTTGGTGAGCCAGGGGCCGGCAAAACCGCTGCGGCCTCAGCCGGCACGGGGCGCCAAATGGTGTCGCGGACCTGTTGTAGGGTCATCGTCGGCAGAAGGCGCTGCCCTCGACAGGTAATCTCTAACTGCATTACATAAAAAGATACATGTTAAAGAGTTTTTTTACTGGCAAGCATTCTTGCTATCATTATGCTTGTTGAAGCAAAGGTTATGACCACACTGTAAATTATCATTTATGCATGAGGGAAATACTAAAATACACTTCTTTTTTTGTCCTAGTGGTTTTACTATTTTATGTATTTTTGGTCAAACAAATATTGGCAGTTCATTGTTCGCATTATATGCTGAATCGGGACACATAATTGACACATTCCAATTTATTGCTTTCTATTGCATGGGTTCTTTGTATTCCTTTGAGGGGTTTGAGTGGTTGAAATATCATCCACAGCAAGATCTGAAATCTAATTACCAAATTGATTCTTCAGACCATCTAATGATGTAATACATGTGAACTTTTCTTATATAAGAAAAAAAGGTGCTGCATCATAGTTTTTCACTATATTATCTGCAAAGCTAAACTCAGGGACAGTTTTAGTACAAGTCTAGAAACCTCATTTTTCAGAGCTTATTCTGTCACAAGGGAAAATGTTCAGGTTTCCATAATTGAATGAATAGTCTACAGTGACATTCCCTTGCTATTGAACGAAGCTCTGCTAGTGCTTTATCAGAGTGTGATGGTTATCATAAAACTGCATAAGTCACTTCGGTGTTGCCGTTGAACTGCATTACATGTCTCCACTCATTACCATAACATCAACACCCTTCTTATAACTCTGCTGCAAACAGGGTATAGGACATCCCTCCCCTTCTGCATGTGAGGTCAAAGGGACCTTCCAGAAAATTTGAAAATTGTAATTGTCCTTTTTTTTCTAGGTATCTTTGCAATTAAGTTTCTAATGGGGTATTTCAGGGAAGGGATTCCTCCAGGTCTAGATATACTCCTAACCTCTGTCAAAACTAATAGAAGTTTGCCAGGAGGGGAGGTTGACACTAATGAAGTCCCACCAAATCAGGATTAGGTCCAGTTTGTAAGTTCCTGATTAAGTGTTATACCATATATACTAACAGTGACAGTTCAACCCACTGGGATCATAAACCTAGAACCCTTGATGCCACACCTAACAATGAAGCGACTAACTTGCTAGTCACACGAGGTGGTGTAAAAGCAAGCAGCTGTCCAGATCCAGTAGCTGCAATGCAGTACAAGGCCtcccaaaattttaaaaaaaataaaaatccagTGGCTGCAGCAGTCTGACGGCGTGGTTTCACCGGAGAAAATGGCTGGAGAACAATCATTAGAAAAGGGCCCGCAGAAAGAAATACTATTTATTGCAGCTGCAAGATGGGGCCCTCCAATGTGATTCTCCAGATGCTGCCTAATGTTGACCCCACCCTTTTTTTCTCCCCTCTTTTCAGGTTGGAAAGGCAccaaaaaaaagagcaaaattATTATACAACATGCAAAAGATTGAGGAAACTACTGTTGGGATTGCGATGTCTGTCAAGTAAGTGAAACACATGTGTCCACCTAACGTGGCATTATATGTTATCGTTTATCGTGCTAATCATTATCGCGTTTCTGTTGGGTGTTCACGTGTTACTTGGGAAGGCTTAAACTAAAACTTGGCTGGAATGTTAAGGAACTGATTAGAATTATCAAAATTTTTTCTTATTTCCACCAAAAAACTATGGTGCTAAATTTAGAGTTATGACACCGGGGCATGTGGTGATCAGCAGCTAACTGCCAAGCATCTGCTGGTTGTGAGCTAGCATGCGTAGATCTGGACTGATGTGAGCATTGTGGGCCACAGTTCTTGAGGAAACAAACAAAGGAGCAAAGGACACGACATGCCTAGTGGTTAGGATGTAAAGCATATTTTTCACGTATTTTTGTGTGGACACTTGGCACTCAGTGGTTGGTTGAATGCTAGGCTACACCTAGACCTAACTACCTTAGGGTGGTTGGCCTCTCTTGGAAGGTCTAGATACATGCATGTTACTGCTCACAAGAGCCCACAGTGGCAGTGAAGTCAATGTCACATGCGTGCTTAGCTGCATTTTATAATGATGTGGTGAAAACAATGTTTATGAAGATTGCTAGTGGTTGTTGTGCAAGATAAGTAACCAGATGCTACATTTGGTCTAGGACTTTGGAGAAGTTCAATATACATTTGTCAGTAAAACTTTAGAAGATTTTTAAACGAAAACTTTAGAAGattgattgcatgcaatctatAGGACTATAGTCCCCTCTCAAGTGTAGTAAAATTTGCCAATAAACTGAATGAATTTGCTTTAAACATATACGACATTTCCAGTTGTCCTATAATTTTAGGATTTGTGCACCCTACAGCAGAAGTCCTGAATTAATAGCAAACGTCCTCTGTTATTGACTAGGAAATTCTTATATCTACAGTATATAACACACACTTCTCCATTGGATTTGTGAATCCTGCATGGAACTAAAGCAGGTACAGTCAGACAGATGTTGTAGTTTATAGGTTTGGTATTTCTTAAATCTTGTTTGACAAATGGTGGATTTTTCCCGTATTTATGTAATGTTATACTT
This sequence is a window from Setaria italica strain Yugu1 chromosome III, Setaria_italica_v2.0, whole genome shotgun sequence. Protein-coding genes within it:
- the LOC101756739 gene encoding protein Smaug homolog 2-like; amino-acid sequence: MDDHAGGPHDHRPSPPPSSDAGKRRRVPNVRLAGSVPPPSHLPHPRRVPIVPATRSRIPLHLQQPHQHTNHHQIPSADPPQTLPKPPADSGDDLVLAAAFPRKPRVPAGPAAAGKANGRAEGTDTETETEEYEEAGEEVADVAGWLWGMGMGRYAAAFQAHEVDAAVLPCLTMDDLRDMGIGAVGARRKLFCAIQRLTPPPPARR